A region of the Candidatus Zixiibacteriota bacterium genome:
TCATCCGGAGATAGAGCCTCTGCCTGAGGAGAAGATAGTTTATAAGCATCGCTACAGCGCTTTCTATAACACAGACCTGGAGACTATCCTGAGATGTGCAAAGATCGAAGACCTGGTGATAACCGGGATAATGACCAATATGTGCTGTGAATCCACAGCCCGGGATGCATATTTCAGGGATTACCGCATAAAGTTCTTAGCTGATGCCACCGGAACAATCATCGAGGAAATGCACCTGGCAAGTTTACTTAATTTAGGCTTAGGTTTTGCAGATATTTCAACAACGGAGGAGGTTATCAATGCTCATAAGAAGTAGTTTCTTCTAACCAAAATTAGTAATTGGTAGCCGCTCTACGGGTGTTTTTTAAACTCATCCCCTGGCCCCTTCTCTTAAAAAGAGAAGGGGCAAAAGTCCCTCTCTTTTCAAGAGAGGGACTTAGGGTGAGTTATTTAATCGCAAACTGAACTCCGAGAAGTCCACCAAAGGTGGGTAGGACTTGCAGCTATCTTCTTCAGCAATAGTCTCAGAATATCTGTCTTACCGATGACTAATTTTAATCCTTGACAAATAAAATATAAATTCCTTATTAAAACTCGATTTTACTTTTAACCTGATTGTCAAAATAGAAGAAAAATAGACATTTTTTAAGATTTCGATGAGAAAATATAAGATTCTTTTCTTAAACTCAATTCGGGAGAACGTCTGGGGAGGTGGGGAGAACTTAATTTATAATTTAGCAGCTCACCTTTCTTCAAGAGGACACAGTATCTGGATTGCAGGAAGGAAGAACAGCGAGTTCATGATTCATTTTTCTTCCCCGGAGATTAATTTAGTTCCTCTGAAAATAAGAGGTGATTTTGGTCCGGTTAATATCCTGTCCCTGGCTAAAATTCTCTCAAAAGAAAAAATAGATTTCATCTGGGTCAATTTCAATAAAGACTTAAGGCTGGGAGGAATTGCAGCCAGACTTGCAGGAGGAGTCAAAATTATCTGGGGAATGGGTGTGCTTTTACCTGGAACCAATTTAGTTCACAGGCTCACCGGAAAGTACCTCCCGGATAGGATAGTTGTCCCCAGTCAGAATCTAAAAGACCAGCTGAAGAGATTTACCTGGATAAATCAGGAGAAAATTGAAGTCGTCTTGAATGGAATAGACCTCTCCTGCTTTGATTTTGATTTAAAGAAAGAGCGGGAGAAGCTCTTTCAAAAATACGGCCTTGACCCAAGGGTGATCTTGATCGGAGTTCCAGCCAGGCTGGTTGAAGCTAAAGGGCAGCGTTACCTTCTCCAGGCTATCCCTGAGATAGTTCAGACCTTTTCTGAGGTAAAATTTCTTTTTGCAGGAGATGGCTCAGAAAAGGAATCATTAAAGAGTCTGTGTACTCAACTGAATCTGGATAACTATGTAATCTTTGCTGGATATGTAAGAGAAATATTTGAGACTATGGCTGGATTCGACCTTCTGGTTTTGCCTTCGATAATCGAGCCTTTTGGCCTGGTCCTGGCAGAGGGGATGGCTTTGAAGAAGCCTATAGTCGCTACCCGTGTCGGTGGTATTCCAGAAGTAGTTCAAGATAAGGTGACCGGACTTTTGGTTCTGCCAAAAGATCCCCATTCTTTAGCTCAGGCAATTATGACTTTGCTTCAAGATAGAAACCTGGCTGTAAGTCTGGGCGAAGCCGGCAGAAAAAGAGTAGAAGCTTTTTTTGACATGAAGAAAATGATTGAGAAAATCGAGGCACTTTTGGCTGAGATGTCAGCATAAAAAAAGTCTCTACCCTTTTCAGATAGGTAGAGACTTCATTTAGACGAGAAGATCTACTTCCTTATTTCTTAGGAGCTGAGGCTGCTGGTGCACCAACTGCATAAATCAACGGAATCGTAACTCTGGTGTTCTCCTTACCCTGCAATTCAATAGTGAGGACTTTCTTAAACCCTTCAGCCGGGAATTCTTTGATCGGTTTTAACTTTATCTCAGCCGACTTGCCCGGTTTTAGCTTTTTGTCTGCCTTAACCTTAAAGAATTCATGCGGGTAATCGACCACTGAGATCTTATATTCAAGAACATCCAGATTTTTCAAGGAGAGCTTTTTCTCCTTGGGCTTCTGGCCTTGCAGCATTGA
Encoded here:
- a CDS encoding glycosyltransferase family 4 protein, with protein sequence MRKYKILFLNSIRENVWGGGENLIYNLAAHLSSRGHSIWIAGRKNSEFMIHFSSPEINLVPLKIRGDFGPVNILSLAKILSKEKIDFIWVNFNKDLRLGGIAARLAGGVKIIWGMGVLLPGTNLVHRLTGKYLPDRIVVPSQNLKDQLKRFTWINQEKIEVVLNGIDLSCFDFDLKKEREKLFQKYGLDPRVILIGVPARLVEAKGQRYLLQAIPEIVQTFSEVKFLFAGDGSEKESLKSLCTQLNLDNYVIFAGYVREIFETMAGFDLLVLPSIIEPFGLVLAEGMALKKPIVATRVGGIPEVVQDKVTGLLVLPKDPHSLAQAIMTLLQDRNLAVSLGEAGRKRVEAFFDMKKMIEKIEALLAEMSA